In Brachypodium distachyon strain Bd21 chromosome 5, Brachypodium_distachyon_v3.0, whole genome shotgun sequence, the genomic window tccatttttgagtaaatttgagacaagaattaaaatttagatgttAAGTATAAGAGCTAATGAGTTAAATAATTCTTATGTCATGGCTTAACGCGTGGTGTCCTGATGCAGAACCCGTATTGTGTTTGTACAGGCTTTGAATTACTTTAATGTTTCACCACTAGTCCATCAAAAATATCACTTAGTTAAACTTGACTGTTAATATAAAATATAATGGTGTAGAATAGTTTGGATGACGCGGACATGGTTGCTTGCCTGGGGACCCTGGTATTGATTACAGATATACGAGTATAGTTGAATTTATTAAGAGTACATCATTTTTAGTACGGAATTTCTATTGGGCGAACGTTCACTCTTTAGTTTCTCGGAGTGAATGATCTGCTCACCATTCTACTGTAGGGTCATGCCTGAGATCGCGCCACGTGTCTTGTGGGGTGATAACTTTAGTTCTGTGGCGTTGCAACTTTAGCTCTGTCAGGTAGCAAATTTTGGTCTGTGAAGGTGACAAATTTAGTTCTGTGCGGGTCGCAACTATACCTTGTTGCGCCAGAAGGTTAGGGAGCAAATGTTTAATTACGTGTGGGTGGCAACTTAAGATATGTGGGGATGTCAACTTTACCCGTCACGCCGGAAGACCAAGtagcgaacgttcgctcctTATTCCATACCTTTTAAGCATGGTTTCACTATTATATGAATCGAATTCTTGGATAACTCTCCCATTCATCAAGACATAGAGCAAACAAAAGACGAGGAACTTATCATTTGGCAGAAAAGTTGGCGTGCAACGCCTGCAAGGAAAAACATTCGAGGGCGTGAAGTCAGCGTGACAAGACGTACCAAAACGACCATtctactgttttttttccgaGGAAAAACCAATCTATGAGTACGCAGTAGAAAGTTTTACAACAAAAATACTACTTCCTCTGTTTGTAAATGCTTGtcaacaagtatttaggaacggaagaAGTAATTATGCGAAGTGGCCGTGTAACGTATATTGCTTCTTCTCCATGTACTCCATTGAGGCGATTGGGATTGTTTCTTCGATCCTCAACCTCTAAAAGCAATCAAAAGTTCAAGACGCGTGTGGCACTGCTTCTGGCCACCCACCCCACGCCGGTGGCAGCGTCGGCGTGCGGCATAGCGGGCAGGTCCCTGCGCCGTCGCCCTCCCCGCTCGCGAACCAAGAATCGATGCACGCGGCGTGGAAAGCGTGCGAGCAGCTGCACAGCTCCGTGACCCGCTGCTGCTGGCACCCTCCGGCTTCCTGCAGCGGCGCCAAGCAAATCGCGCAGACGGCCTCTCTcccctcgtcgtcgtcggctcCCTTGTATTCTTCTGACGCTTCTGCCGCCAGCCCAATCCGCCGTCGCCTGTACTGCGGCACGGCCGTCGACGAGTACCGCTTCGAGCTAGGCTCCCGAAACGCCGCCTCCATGAGGCGCTCCATGGCACCTGTACAGTCGACGAGCTCAGCCCAGGGCTGCCCGGGCAGCGTCTCGTCGGGGCACGAGAGGACGCCGAGGCGGTCCAGGACGACGGCCGCGAGGAAGCGGACGCAgtcgaggaggtggaggaggagccggagctTTCGTCGCAGCGCAACAAGGTCGTAGCCGTGATCACTGCAGGGATGGGCCATGATGGTAGTAAACGCTTGATCGAGTACTACTCTCTCTCGTTGATATGGTTGGCTGCGCAAGCTAAGCTTCGTTATAGACGTCTTTATAAATCGCCATTGAGCAATTGGGAAAGTACGTTTGGTACTGTGGTGCATCAGGAAGGTTGCGAGTTGGGTGGCTGTCAATTTGACAGTTGGGCACCCGTTTTGCGTGACCACGTTTCCAGCCAAGTGTTCTCTGCTCCACCTAAAAAATGTGTTCTATGCACACCACGCGTCCTTAATTTGCCCCACCCAAAACAAAATGGCACCTCTCATCTGCTTTCTACAACACTTgatctaagtcaaacttttacGATTTAATCTAtacgaaaaaaaatcaacatctATAATATCAAAACAATACCGGTATGTCAGccataaaatatatatatttccatGATGTGTTTATCTAGTATTATGAATATTGGTGTTTCATCAATAACATGAATAGATTTTATGAAATTTGACTTAGGGCAAAAATCATGACCTTTTGGCCAAGGTAGCTTGATCAACGGAGGTTGGACCTGAAATACTCGGTGTCATTTCTGCAGCGGGAAAGGAAATTAGCTCCTGGAAGAACGAAATGGATCGTGTAAAGTTTTTGGTTGCCTCACGCCACGTACAAACGAAAGGTTAACCATCGGCACGGTCCAGAGTGCATACTCATCATACGTCTCAAGGTATTTGTGATTATATTATCCAACTATGAATGACGACACTTAATAGTACTGCTTACGGCTAATATAATTTGAAATCTCAAATCCGAATTCAATACTGAGAAATCTCAGATCCCAATTCAATATTGTATAGTCATCGGCTCAAGGAGGGAATATTTAGTTTGATAAACACAAAAGGACAGATGTGGCACTGGTTAATCAATGGCCGTGGACCGGTTCACTGTACAAATTGAATTAGCTAGTATTCAGAGctacatttgttttttttctatggTTGTGTATCAAAcataaattttaaattttaagaCATGATCATGTCCATGTCTATTCTTAAGGGAAAACTGTAGACTATATATGGGTTGTATAGGTAGGAACCCAagttcatgttcatgaagATTTAAAACAAGAACGTGAGATTGTGCAACCATTCCCCAGACAACTGACAAGTGAGCACTTCATCGAATAAATTACCACGGACTTTTTTTGTGGAGTTTCCAGACTTGAAGTACAGGCAATTTACTACccccctccgttcctaaaaaATCACTGCTACAAAGTATTTAGCGTTTTTTATGCAACATCCGACACCGACAGAACTTAAAAAATCACTGCTGGCAGccaatatattttctttttattgaagaaagagaggaaCTATGCCGTtcgtatatatatactaaacTAGCTGAAATTCTCGTGTGTTGCAACGTAACAACAAAATAACATGATACAttcaaaaacatgcatcaaaacctctctttgctcttctttaacAATCACCAAATATCTCTTTAAAAAAGCTTTCTTCCGAAgattgtgtctctatactctagtttttcaaaataaaacaatgcacttctttctgaaaattatataacatcaccCGGTCAAAGAAGTTTTGAGACGGAATCACTTAATTTTTTAGTTTTCTCTCTATCTCACTTCACCCGTTAAAACAAAAAGTTAGAAGGggcaacaaatttatgttttagtAGCTGGATGTTCGTTTATGAGTATAgacatttgattattttgttgagtatGCCTATTCTGATTTTGTTGGTTTTCTGAAAGAGCTTATCAATATTAGATTAAATCAAGCCTAATGAATAAACTAGCAGTGCATGTGTAAATGTTTTCCAATTATTTGCTCGAGTTGTTCGGCGGATCTAGCTTGTGGGCAGTTCAGATGACTTGACATCGTTGGCCTCTCGGTTATCTGTCTGCTCATAGTCCTGTCTCTGTGTGGCGGCTGGAGTCCGTCTTATATGACCGGCAAGTATTAAATGTGGCAACTCGCCCGCGGATATCCGACCCAAATAAGTAGGATAAGGGTCGACATTTACGCCCATGGGCATACCCGATGGCTCGCCCGATTAGTCATGGGTAGGGTATGGGTATAGGTTTATACCCTTGGATACCCGATGGCTCGCCCaattaatattttaattaaataaatattatttttattatataatatgtggactctttgatttttttttagcaaaatgtGGATTCTTTGATGCAATAAGGATTAACGGATGAACCCTGCTgtaaaaacataaataaagaCCAACTGCAAAATTGGCCCAGTAGCCCATGACTTGATGACCCATCAACCTGGCCTGTTTGGTCATGTCTCTCTCGCTCAGTCTCTCGCTCAGTCACGCTCACAGAAGAAAGGCATCGAGGCGCTTTCTCCCATCTCCCATTCTACACTCGGGCATCATCTTTCGTTCTCTCTACTATGCTCTAGACGCCGCCACCATTCTCTCTCTCACAGTCTATCTCATCAGCTTTTTCTAACAATTCGCCATCTCCTCGTGTAATTTAGCCATAGGAGGAGACGGTTGTGGCTGGGAAACAAAAGAGGGGACCAGCCGTGGCCGCGTCTGGGAGACAGAGGGGACGGCCGTGGCTTCGATTCCTTGCCCGATAAGTGCCCGATCAGGTCTCATCTTCCGACTCCCGTAGTGTTTCAGTGGAGCGATCTTTTTCTAGTCAGATTCGGAGTTGTTGCCCGACTGTCGTAACGATCCCGCTGGTGATGGATTCCTTGCGGAGTTCCAGTCCAATTCGGTGCAGGTAATGGGCTAGCCAGGTTAGTAGGcgtaatatacatgcaattttGGGGGAcccataatttttttggaaagtttagcagacgacggtgaaaggaacggtccgtattttttagataggtatagaaaaacaaattctcACAGAGAAAAAGCAAAGGATAGAGTAATTGGGCTGAAAAAATGTAATCATCTTAGTCAACCATCCAAAGTTAAAGGCTAGTTCGTGCAGCTTGGACAGCCCAGCAGGATAGagtaaatttttattttttatttgagaATAAAAGGATACAGTAATTGCTCCGCCGATTCTACGACCCTCAGAGCCCAGCCCGTTCTGCAGTGAGTAGCTTTTAGGGAAAGTACAGCCCATTCAAACGAACTAGTATTACCGGCCAGCAGGCCGGGCTTCGTAAGCCGGGAACAATACGAACCTGCTCCGCAGCATCGGCCTCAAGTGGCGTTGTGGATGGGCCTGGCATGCTCAAACGGACGTCGGCGGTGTTCAAGTCTCCGTGGCCGAAGTCGTGCGGTACGTGCATGCTGGGCCTGACGCCGGAACAATGAAACATAGCGATAACGTGAGCTGAATGTGAGATGGCCGCGTTGCCAAGGCTGGAAATGCCCAAGCTACACGGCGACCTGTATTATAGCACAGCACGTAGTATGTTGTGGCTGGGGACCCGGTCTGTATATGCATCCGGAAAACATTGGCTCTCATACGTTCAGTGATAACGGACAGACCAACGTGTGCGACGGGAGTACGCGACGACCCGTCCACGCAGCAGACACCTGAAAATTCTGCGACGGCTACGTCGTCCAGGACCTCGCCGTCCGGCGTACGCACACCGCCAAGCCCCTCAGCTTCACGAGGTCTTGTCTTTGTCCTGTTTTATTCTGGGGACGTGTTTCAAGGGAGATCGGAGACGATGTGCAGTTTGAGTTGGACGGACTAACAATACTTATAGAGGAGCAGTACGGCACTTCACTTGTCTTAATTTCTCGATTTGGTCCGCGTCAACGGATCGATAGCCAGGTCAAGACGCCATATATATCATCATCTCCCTCGGGGAAAACAGAGAGTTCCAAGACGCCGTCCTGTTTCGTGCCTGCACGCGGACATATGCTATTTTAGGAGCCCCATTACCCCATTAGCTAGCTCACAGTAGcccgaagacgacgacggagTTTGGTGACTTTGATCTGGTCTCGCCTAGTACGTACAGATGTGGATGGCGACCTCCGGAATTACATTGCCCAAGTGGTGAAGCGAGAGGGGATGCACTTGCGTACGTACTCATCATCTCCAAGACGCCAATCGGATAGTCGTCACGGTGAAACATGCAGATTAATTAGCTCACTCTCGCTAgatttttttggttttggcTTCCACAGTTGCTATATTCACCACTCATATCTTATTCCTCGGAGTAAATTCAGAAATCCACATTTTTTGGTACAGTTGCCTCACCGCACCAGTTTTCGATAATTTGCCCGCAGAATCACACTTTTTCGGTCAGTCTGTCTCAAATAGCTCGAAACACAGGTTTAAACCTGTTACATGGGATtcctgacaggtggaccccactTTACAAGCAGCCCGGCTGAGGAGATGGCACCAAACGTGGAGAGAAGAGCATGATGGCGGCAGAGATCCGAGCGACGTGCGGTGAGAGGACCTCATCGCCGAGACCGCGGCGCAGCGACGAAGTCATCATAAAGCTccgtggaggcggaggaggtcgtAGGGCATTGTCGACGGCAAGGTAGTGGCGCCCGAGATTGCTCCGCGGCACGGAGGGCTCACGCGAGGGCGTCATTGTGCTGCTCCCAAACACGGCAATAAGACGCGAGAGAAGGAATGGGTCTTGCaggcgacgggcggcggggcATGCCAGAGAGGATGTGGCATGAGCGACAAATGGGAGCGgagacaaggagaagagcaTATCGAGACACGTGGCACCTTATAGGTGGGGCGCGCCTGTAAGAAATACCATCAAACAGCCTAATCAGTGAGTTTTAGGCTATTTGAGACATACTGACCGAAACAGTGTGTTTCTGTGGGCAAATTAACGAAAACTGGGGCTCGGGGAGACGTCTGGCCTAAAAAGCGTGATtctctgaaatttactctattcCTGCGCGCGGCGACTATAGATGTACTTTTTCGGGATTAACATTAACCTAATAAGAAATTAAATCGTTTGTATTCTGGGCATAACGCAGATAAGAATTTTGGGTGTGCTCATATAACTCCATCACTTCATGGACCATACGCGGACGCGCTTAGGCACACGGCTACAAATATTCACGCTAGTAAAGCTAGCTTAGATTACACTGATTAAGTTGTGATGTACTTCAGCGACAACGATGTTACAGCGACTCGATCTTACGTGCCGCGCACGATTACAAAGTACAACTCTGAGTAGATGAATTAATAATTAGCATAGCTATATTACAATAAAatttgagtaaaatacaccacaagtccatgaactcgataaaaatgaacactttagtccacgaactcggaaaacgcacacCTAAACCCCTAAACTGTGACTagtgtgtcactttagtccaaaaacggttcggcaaAGCTTAAACACGCCATGCggccgccacgtcggcttGGCTAGGACCGCGGGCtgctactcgattttctcaaaaaaaaattgtgcaaaATCAACATGCCTGAGCCGCCCACAAGGGGCAAGACGGCCGCGACGGGGATCGTGGGGCCCTAGGAACCACGCCGTTGCAGCCGCCGCTTTGCGTAAGGTTGCTATCAAGTCCACAACACTCAATTTGACGAGAGGACGCCGGTGAAGGAGTCGCTgaagccgacgtggcggccacgtggcgtgtttaagcctTGCCGATTCCTTTTTTGGACTAACGTGACGTagtagtcccagtttaggAGTTTAAATGTGTGTTTTCCGAATTAACGGAGTTAACTGTTCATTTTTGTCGAATTCACGAACTAGTGGCAGtggtggtgtattttactcataAAATTTTATAGTAGCAGTCGAGTcgacatgcatgcaaaaaCCACTATAGATATATACTGTTAAAGAACTGAAGCTCAGAACGTAGTTGGCATATTATGTGATCAAGCTCATCTTGTACACGTTCACTCTGCCATTGGTTATCGTTGATGTGGTGATCGAATGGGAGATCCATGACACAAGCCAGTGCAAAGAAAGCTCATATGGCActagttaattaattactctGAGCTGCTGACGTGCCACGAGTCCTGTCACGTCTAGAAAGTGCACATCACTTCTATGCCGCGTTCACTCGGTTTTTACAGGACACCGGGCATGGCTTGAATGAattagaaaaggaaaaaaggaatgCCTTGATTGGGTGGGCCGGCTTATTTGGACATGGGCCGAGAGCCCAGGATAGATGAATATAGGCTGCGGTCGTTGCGCGCGTCAACGCCTCTTCAGACGCGCGATCCCCTTCTCCGCTTAATTACCAGCGAGACTGAGACTCGGCCGGGGATCCACATGGCGAACCAGCTTCTTTCCACTGTTTCGTGCCACGACACCCTCCCGGAGGGCTATGCCCGGCCCGAGTCCGACCGGCCTCGCCTCGCCGAGGTGGCCACCGACAGCAACATCCCCCTCATCGACCTCGCCTCGCCGGACAAGCTCCGCGTCATCGCCGAGATCGACCGGGCTTGCCGCACCTACGGTTTCTTCCAGGTCCCCCTTCCTCCGCACCCTATCGATCCATGCTAGCTTCAAAGTTTAAGATTAAGTTCAAACATGGCGGCTAGGTAACTTTACTTTCCACGGCTACACAGTTTGATTCTACCCGCATTCATGcatgccggccgccgccttctgTGCTGCCAGTCTGATCAGTCGACGCAGATGTTCTCGATCGACAACCATAACAAATTATTATATGCTGTGCCAATTTCTTATAGGTCATAAATCATGGAATATCAGAGGAGTTACTGGAGAAGGTGATGGCCGTCGGGCTAGAGTTCTTCCGGCTCCCGCCGGAAGAGAAAGCGAAGCTCTACTCGGACGAGCCTTCCAAGAAAATAAGGCTTTCCACAAGCTTCAACGTCCGCAAGGAGACGGTCCACAACTGGCGGGACTATCTGCGCCTTCATTGCCACCCGTTGGAGGAGTTCGTGCCCGACTGGCCTTCCAATCCTGAAGCGTTCAAGTAAGCACTAGCTAGCTCTCCTATTCATATATTCAGATATATATACCTACTCGCACATGAATGACGGTTTCACCAGTAAACTTTCGGAAAGCCTAGCTAGCCACGTATAGATTGCTCATATATGAGCAACCAAGTGTCCGAGTCTACATGAAAAACATATTTTGGACCATATTTTGCTTAATCATCTGTCTGGGCCGGGCTAGATGGAGgaagcaattttttttattgaaagCTTATATAGTCCTTTGCTATATATAACACGAGTATCGATCTCACTACAAGAGAATTTACCCTGAAGTTGTAGGTGTGTTCTAacgctgctagctagctgccgatggagcttCCATTATTTTTCTAGCTCTCCTCGAGTTCTTCGGTATACATGGTAGAGCTTGAACATACTATTGAAAGGAACAAtttactccatccgtttcataaagattggcacggatttgaacTATAACTAGCTAGTccaaatccgtgccaatctttatggaacggagagagtagtagcTAATTGTGCTACAAAAAATCTTAATGAGCACTAGCCAACTTACTATATTGATTAGTTGAATAGCAGCAAGTGATGATAACTTTAGTACATATAGGGCTGCAAATAAATCAAAAATATTTCCACCTGTTCCACGAAAAATGGAAACAGGGAGGAAAAATGAAAAGGGGAAacaattttttgcaaaaaggaAACGTAATTTTATTTGCGGATATGGAATTGGGACAACGTTTTCTGGCGTAACACCGGTGAaaacggattttttttttgcattaacTATGCTGGAATTTTTATTTATACTGTTTAGCATAGTCTAGTTCTTCGGTTCAACCCGAGTTTATCCATTCGCATCAACTTCACAGCAAACCTAAATACCCAAGTTGAACCAGCATGCATGGTGCAAGACACCGGGTaaaaatatgttttctttGATATATCTTACAGCTAGTGTGTGACAACCGcaaatatatatgaaaaatatatgtgaCATGTATCTGGACACCCGTTGTAGGGCCACCCTGGCCATGCATGATCCTACATATTCTATATTGATAATATTGATATTTATAGGACACACATATTGAGTCCCCACACTCAATATGTCCCCTGTACTACTCTATATATTCCTCGAGAATATTTTGTTCCTCTCTAGCTTTTTCTTAAGAAAACAGTAGCTAGtacaacaagaatttaaaatgTGAAAGATTATCACATTTTATTACTGTCGCATATTATCTCCTCattgaaaataaataagaacATACCGTCCTTAATTGCGGGGGGGAATATACATAGGAAATGCTGCTTTTTTTAGATCACAATAGGAACCGATGATTGATTGGTACTGCCACACAAGACAAGTCTAAACCTAGCTAGGCTGAACTGATCGGAACCGCAGTTCTGGTAGTTCAAGTTTCTGGTACCTGTTGTCCTGTTATGTGGCGCTAAATATGCCTAGCTAGCAAACCTACTCCTTGGCAACTAACGGAATCGGTCCAACCAGAAATTCTTGGTGGTGCGGCGCCCTTGCAAATATTAGTACCTTGGTGTACGTTCCTTGACCAGTGGTGTACGTTCCTTGACCAGAAAACGACAAGACTTGTCGTCTAACGACCCGAGTGGAGACCTGCTTTAAACAAGTCAAGCTCCATGCATATATCGCGCACTCCGCATTTCGCGGCTGGTCAAAATTCATCACATATCGATGTATCTCAGCGTAGTATGTTACATGCATCTTCAAAAAATCAGAACCTTTGAGCAGAGATGACTAGGTGAGGCGCACGGAGGCATTCCGGTATAGATATAATTGGTGATTTGGTGTGCACATTCGACCACTGACCACTGTGCATGTCATGTTAGAGACCATAACAGCATAccccgcaaaagaaaaaaatgttacgATAACAGGAGCACTCCAATATCGGACGTAGCAGATACAGAGTCCTTCACCAAGCTAATTTGACTTCCGCGATATTTCTGATCGTTTCGTTTACCAGTTATCTCCATTGACCAGAGGTActagatgcatgcatatacgTGCTTGGTCTGAGAAATCCTTTTTTTCTGGCCTTAATTTGCGGCGACGTGtggaaaaaaattacataaGTGGTTCCGATCCCAGTAGACTGCTCCACTTTTTGTCCGTAAGCAGTATCCCATTTCCAATGCCGTTCTAGTCACACTGGCGTGCACGAAAGGATGGAGTTTTTTTAGATCAAGGTGGCCTCGCCCCTGTTCCATTCATCAATGATGGAGTTCCTAACTTTCTACGGTACTATTCAGTCACTCACACGCAAAGAGCCAATCAAACCAGCCGACAACTCAGTTACAGACATGCATGATCAGTTTGTTTAACCTTGAAGTCAAACCCGCGACTTTTTaaccgcgcgcgcgccgctcgCTGACAACATGCATGACGCCACACTTTTCTTCCCAGGGAGATCATCAGCACCTACTGCCGCGAAGTCCGGCTCCTGGGGCTCCGGCTCATGGGCGCGATCTCCCTCAGCCTGGGCCTCGATGAAAACTACGTGGAGAATGTGCTCGGCGAACAGGAGCAGCACATGGCCGTCAACTACTACCCACGGTGCCCGGAACCCGATCTCACCTACGGCCTGCCCAAGCACACCGACCCCAACGCACTCACCGTGCTCCTGCAGGACCCCAACGTCTCGGGCCTCCAGGTCCTCAAAGACGGCCAATGGATCGCCGTCGACCCCCGGCCCAACGCCCTCGTCATCAACCTCGGCGACCAGCTGCAGGTAAATTACTGGTCAAATTAATTCAATTCCCAAGTCATCGATCAGCGACTACTAGCAAACGCAGTTGACAAATAATGCCAAACGATCTGTGCAAGTTTTTTACAGGCGCTGAGCAACGGCGCGTACAAGAGCGTGTGGCACCGGGCCGTGGTGAACGCGGCGCAGGAGCGCATGTCGGTGGCATCTTTCCTGTGCCCGTGCAACAGCGCCGTGATCGGCCCCGCGGcgaagctcgtcggcgacggGGACGAGCCCGTGTACCGGAGCTACACCTACGACGAGTACTACAACAAGTTCTGGAGCAGGAACCTCGACCAGGAGCACTGCCTGGAGCTCTTCAGAGGCCAGAAGTAATTCGTACGTGCCGTGCGCACGGACTTGCTTCGAGTAGCCCGCACGGGGTGCTTGCTTTGGTTAAGATTTATGGCGGAGCATTAGCTATTGCGCATCTCTCCTAAGTTGTTTAAAAATTTGAACGGGTTTTACGCGTTTCTCGATCTTTGTCTTTTCTTGTATCCAAGCAATAATCTATATGCTCGGATGCATATAATAAGTGTGACCTTAGACTATATGCCGGGGAAGATTGGTCTATCTATAAGAAATATAAGCGTGGTCTTACGTGTTATCACATCATGATATTCCTCAATCGACGATGATAGCAGTCCAATCACGATCTTCTTATCTCTTTGTACTTGCACATATATTGGTGTTCAATTTTAACGAGTCTTCTTGTTACCTAGAAATAGttttagaaatagcaaaaatCGTTaatgtgcatcgattgatgcagagaccGTGGATTTTCCTCCTTTAAAAAAACCATATATTTTTTCAGTAGTGTTAAAATTTACAACTCTTTTATCTCAAAATTGCCCAATTTTGAACTCATAGGTTGAAATTTCTTACTTGAATAGATAAAAAATTGGCTCATGTAAACTTCCAATTACAAAAATAATTGCAAATCCTTGGACTTTCAACACGAGAAATAAAGCTTCAAATTCACTCCCTTTGCAAAAACAATCACTATGCATGGAGGCAGCTATTCTCCGAGGGTTTAAACTTTCGATTCAGTGTGTCTCGAAACTTTTGTAACCTCAACCTCTAGGGCCTTAATACTGTCGACCCTATTGCGGAATTCTTCAATATTTGGAACTGTCTGCCGCGCGTGATCCTAAATGTAACCAGGAGAACACATGTGAAGATCAATTAGTAGCTTGAAAGGGGAGAAATGTCGCGTACAAAGACAAACGGGAAGCAATTCATGGGAAAGCTCCATAGTGAGTGTTGGGTGCTTGCATACGTGACACTTGATAAGTTGGACACTAATTAAACACCATTCTCATAACGAGCAATGCACATTTTATTGCATCATTAAGGAGGATACAAATCCAGCAACTAAGGTGATAGATTTGGGGGCCCATGGTGGAGAAGCCCGAAAAGTAGACACAAAAATCGAAGCATTAGTAACAATTTGGCGAGAAAACATGAGCATAGAAGGTCACTAGGGTGATGGAACTGTGAAAATTGACATATCGCTAATTTATTTCATGATCGTCTAGTAAATCTTTAGACACAACTAGACAGCTGTAATAGACACCCACAAGTTATCGCGGCCGTCAAAGACCTGTCCAATCTTTAGTGGATGCTGCGTATGATGGGCAGGGAGGAAATTGGTTCGTCAAGGGATCTTTCGCCTCAATCGCAGCCATCCAAACTTTATCTGATGGCCCAGGAGGTGTCTATGgcccttctttttctctggTTTATCCGCTAGCTTCTtttgctctgttttttttagaaccttctttttctctggGTTTTTGTGGAGCGAATTCTTTTTCTCTGGTGAGCGACAACACTTATAGCCCACGAGGTGTCTATGGCCCAGCCAGGGCCGGCCAGTCCATTAGTCCATCGGTCGGAACCTGTC contains:
- the LOC104585408 gene encoding putative RING-H2 finger protein ATL50 — encoded protein: MHHSTKRTFPIAQWRFIKTSITKLSLRSQPYQRERVVLDQAFTTIMAHPCSDHGYDLVALRRKLRLLLHLLDCVRFLAAVVLDRLGVLSCPDETLPGQPWAELVDCTGAMERLMEAAFREPSSKRYSSTAVPQYRRRRIGLAAEASEEYKGADDDEGREAVCAICLAPLQEAGGCQQQRVTELCSCSHAFHAACIDSWFASGEGDGAGTCPLCRTPTLPPAWGGWPEAVPHAS
- the LOC100839163 gene encoding flavanone 3-dioxygenase 2 isoform X1 encodes the protein MANQLLSTVSCHDTLPEGYARPESDRPRLAEVATDSNIPLIDLASPDKLRVIAEIDRACRTYGFFQVINHGISEELLEKVMAVGLEFFRLPPEEKAKLYSDEPSKKIRLSTSFNVRKETVHNWRDYLRLHCHPLEEFVPDWPSNPEAFKEIISTYCREVRLLGLRLMGAISLSLGLDENYVENVLGEQEQHMAVNYYPRCPEPDLTYGLPKHTDPNALTVLLQDPNVSGLQVLKDGQWIAVDPRPNALVINLGDQLQFFTGAEQRRVQERVAPGRGERGAGAHVGGIFPVPVQQRRDRPRGEARRRRGRARVPELHLRRVLQQVLEQEPRPGALPGALQRPEVIRTCRAHGLASSSPHGVLALVKIYGGALAIAHLS
- the LOC100839163 gene encoding flavanone 3-dioxygenase 2 isoform X2 produces the protein MANQLLSTVSCHDTLPEGYARPESDRPRLAEVATDSNIPLIDLASPDKLRVIAEIDRACRTYGFFQVINHGISEELLEKVMAVGLEFFRLPPEEKAKLYSDEPSKKIRLSTSFNVRKETVHNWRDYLRLHCHPLEEFVPDWPSNPEAFKEIISTYCREVRLLGLRLMGAISLSLGLDENYVENVLGEQEQHMAVNYYPRCPEPDLTYGLPKHTDPNALTVLLQDPNVSGLQVLKDGQWIAVDPRPNALVINLGDQLQALSNGAYKSVWHRAVVNAAQERMSVASFLCPCNSAVIGPAAKLVGDGDEPVYRSYTYDEYYNKFWSRNLDQEHCLELFRGQK